Proteins found in one Brevibacillus brevis genomic segment:
- a CDS encoding ABC transporter permease has protein sequence MQPKEIESVHRRYLQLEKRMSFSVFSTQLFLFLVFLGLWELLARTNTINALIFSYPSKIWAQFWLQLQDGSLLPHVGLTVWETIIGFLLGTILGTVMATIIWWSPFLSRVLEPYLVIANSMPKVALGPVFIVGFGPGLLSVIAMGCAISVIITTINVYTSFKEVNQNYVKVVQTLGGSKRQIFTLVILPATIPTLLATLKVNVGLSWVGVIVGEFLVSQQGLGYLIIYGFQVFNFTLVMMSLAIIAVIATLMYQGVAYIERRLTSQFK, from the coding sequence ATGCAGCCAAAGGAAATTGAATCCGTCCATCGCCGCTACTTGCAGCTAGAAAAGCGTATGAGCTTTTCCGTTTTTTCCACACAACTGTTCCTCTTTCTCGTTTTTCTCGGCTTATGGGAGCTGTTGGCTCGAACCAATACCATAAATGCGCTCATCTTCAGCTATCCCTCCAAGATTTGGGCTCAATTTTGGTTGCAGCTGCAAGATGGCAGTCTTCTCCCGCATGTTGGCTTGACTGTATGGGAAACGATTATCGGCTTTCTCTTAGGAACGATTCTGGGAACCGTCATGGCAACGATCATATGGTGGTCCCCTTTTCTCTCCCGCGTACTAGAGCCTTACCTGGTTATTGCCAACAGTATGCCAAAGGTAGCCCTCGGTCCGGTTTTTATCGTCGGCTTTGGTCCAGGTTTGCTCTCCGTCATAGCTATGGGGTGCGCGATCTCGGTCATCATCACCACGATCAACGTCTACACCAGCTTCAAGGAAGTCAATCAAAACTACGTCAAAGTCGTGCAAACACTCGGAGGGAGCAAACGGCAAATCTTCACGCTCGTCATTTTGCCGGCTACCATTCCAACCCTTCTCGCAACGCTGAAGGTAAATGTCGGACTTTCGTGGGTAGGCGTCATCGTCGGAGAGTTTCTCGTATCCCAGCAAGGCTTGGGGTATTTGATCATATACGGCTTCCAAGTGTTTAATTTCACCCTGGTCATGATGAGCTTAGCCATTATCGCGGTCATCGCTACCCTGATGTATCAAGGCGTAGCCTATATAGAGCGGCGGCTCACCAGCCAGTTCAAATAG